From the genome of Aminivibrio pyruvatiphilus:
TGCAAAGAGCCGCAAAAAGTCTCATGAATCGTTCCTCCCTTCGCTGTTTCGTGCCTTTGTGATAAGGAAATACCCCGCCGCTCCAAGGAAAAGGGCCGCCGCTCCCGGCAGGGAGAGAAGCGCCCGGCCGAAGCCCGCCAGCCAGTCGGAAAAACCGGCATCAGGAAGCAGTTTTCCGGCGAGGAAGGCAAGGAAAAAGTATTCAAAAGCCATCCAGGCCAGAAGCAGCGTTCCTGCCGCAAGACAGAGATAACCGGCCGATCGCTTCAGGGACATGTGGTGTAGGGGTTGCCGCACTGCTTCTCCGGGTCCAGCCACCCTATGAATTCATGGCCTCTCGGGTGCCTGTACCGGACGAGGGCCCACTCCCCCTCGCCTCCGAGAACCGTCACTTCCTCGTCACCGAAGATGTCGCCCACGGCGGGGGCGTTCCCGTCGGGCCGTGTTCTCAGGGCGGCCACCGAGCCCGGCGCATAGTTGCGGAGGCTCATTCCCACCAGCTCGCTGAAAATCCAGCCCTTTGTCCCGTCGTGGAGGACCACGGACAGCCATTTATCCCTGTACCCCGTGACCTTCACCATGATGAGGAGGGGGTCGTCAGGCTGGTGGGGAAGGACGGCGGTTACTTTTCCGTTGGGGGTCTCCCGCACGTTGGTTCCCTTGGGATCTGAGTCGATGATGTAGGCCCCGAAATCGCACGTTCCCTGGGAAGGGCGGTACAGGCTGCGGTCTCCGGCAAAGGGTTCCTTTCCTCCTCCGGGTTCCTTCGCGGCCTCCCCGGACGGGGATTCCTCCAGACCGCCGGCTTTCAGGTCGTCGTAGAGCCCTTCGAGTTTCCTGAGCCGGGCGGTGTTTTTCATCATCCTGGCATGAAGAGGGAAGGCCTTGTCGCCGGTTTTGCCGTAGAACCACGTCATGAAGGCCGCTTCCTTGTTCCTGAAATCCTCCCATGACTGCAGGGCCTCGGCGGCGATGACCTCGCCGTTGGAGCCGAAGGCCTGCCCGAGTTTTTTATGGTCGTTCTTGACCTTCATGGCCGCGGCCAGCTGCTCCTCCGTCTGCCCCTTCGGATAGCTCCCGGGAAAGGACGGTTTCCCCCCCCGGAGCTCATCCGTATAGGCGAGCAGCTCCAGGGCCCTCTCCCTTACCACATCCATCTCGGCGATGGCGTTGGCCACAAGCCACATGGTTCCCCCGTCGAGATTGTTGTAAATGGTCAGATAGACGCCGCCGAGAAGCTTGAATTCGCTCTCCCTCCATGGAATCCACGCTCTCTGGGCGGTCCGGAGAAGGGCCTGCCCGTCCTTGGGCAGCATGCCCATCAGTTCGTTGTAGGCCCGGTTGAGTTCCCCGTCCCATTTCTTCTTTCCCAGGTTGGCGCACTGAATGGTCCCCTGGGTGCTGGGGTCGTCGTTCATGCACTTCTCGATCTCCCCGTCCAGCGGATGGGCCGCTCCCCAGGCCGCACCGCAGAAGCAGAGCGCCAGAAGGACGCATAGGGCCGCCGTTTTCATCGCATTCCCCTCCCCTGTCAGTCGTAGACGACCCTGCGGTAGCGGAGGCCGGTCACTCTGCCGCCGCCATCCTCCGGGTCACTGTCGAACATGATATCGATTTCATCCCGTTCGTGGATGTAGAAATAGCGCTCCGGGGACTCCTTTTCCGACGGTGCCCCAAGCCGGGAGAGAGCCTCGCGGGCATCCATGCCCATGACGATGTCCCCGAAGCCCATGAAGCCCGCGGGAATATCCACCGCCTGAAGAGCGCCGTTCCAGTACGTGGCGTTATGGCCGTGGAAGAAAAGGTCCACGATATGGACCGTGGTGTTGAAATCGGGAAGCTTTACCTTTCGTTCCTCCCGCTTCATGGGTTCCCCGTACATCTTCACCGCCAGCGCAGGGGAAATGCCGAAATCCTCCCGGATTTTCAGGGCGTAGCGCCGGACGGTGCTGTCCGTCTCCTCGACGAAAAGAAATTTGCCGTAGATCCACCCCTCGCCGAGCTGGTGGGAAAGCACCCGGTACCACGGGAAAGGCTCTCCCGTTTCCTCTTTGCCGGTCACCACGAGTTCCCCTGTTTCATAGTCGTGGCCGAACCGTCCCACGGCCTTCGCCGAGGTGGAGGGTCCGCTCCGCAGGTTGACCCTCGATCCGGTGACGAATCCCGCCTTCGGCCATTCGTAATTCTCGGCCGCGGCGACGGCGAAGAGGGGAACAGCCGTGAAAACCACAAGGATTGCCGCGGCGATCCGGGCCGTTCGTTTCATGATTCCGTCCTCCTTTCCGCCGGGAGCTTCCCGGCTCCATTTCCGCCGGTTCTATTTCCTCGGCGGGCGCACTTCCACCTTGACCGTACTTCCGTCGGCGATGAACCAGAAGCCGTTGACCTCTTTCATGTAGATCACCCGGGGATAGTCCGCGCCGCCGCTCCGCAGGTAGAGCTGCAGTCCCTTGGGGTGACCTGCCACCGTCCGTTCGATCACCAGTTCGTAGTTGTCCGGGTCCATGGCGTATCCGTTTTCCGGTACGGCTCCCCTGGCGTAGCTCCTGAAGATATGGGCGGTCTTCGGGCTCTTCATCCTGTCGGCGAAGAGTTTCATGGTGGCCCGCCCATCCCAGTCGGGCCGCTCGTCCATGGCGAGGGCGAGCATTTTCCGTCCCTCCGCCCGGGTGGACCTGTCCATGTAGGCAAAGATACCGTCGAAAAAAAGCTTCGCCGCAGCTTCGGGAGTCGTTCCCTCCTGCCGGTAGCGCATTTCGAACTCGAGGACCGTCCTGGGGAGAGCCCCTTCGCACTCCGCCGCCCAGGCCGCGGACAGGAAAAGGACCATGAGGCAGCAGGTCCTGCACAAAATTCTTTTCATTACCGGATTCCTCCCTTCCTTCATTGCGGACGGGCCGCTACCATCCCCTGCCGCCTCCGCCTCCGCCGCCACCGCCGGAGGATCCCCGGCCGCCCGTTCCGCTGCCTCCCCGGTAGGAAGAGGACCCGGACGAGCCCGTTGATGAGGGGGGGCTGTAGCTCGCCGCCGACGACCGGACGTTTTGTGCGAGAGCCTCCGCAAACCGGCAGGTGAAGGCCGCCCTGCCGAAATCCCCGGCAGGCATGGTTTCCTTCCAGCCCGGGACGTATTTCGCCCGTTCAAGGATGTCGCTGAAGCTGTTCGCCCATGTTTCGGCCGTTCCCAGGGCCAGGGCATAGGGCAGAAGCTTCTCGAAGAGCTCCGGGGTCTCCTCCGGAGGATTGAGCAGGGCGAGGCGGTGGCGCTCCGCCGTTCCCAGGTACATGGCCAGGCCTTCGATGCCCTCGGCCAGCCGCGCTCCCCGTTCCGTCCTCGCCGGGAGAATCCTGCCGAAAAAGAAGACCGCGGCGGAGACGAAAACATACCCCCCGGCGACCACAGGGTCGAGACGGAGGGAATTCCAGGTCAGAAGCACTCCCCCTCCCGCAAAGAGAAGCAGAAAGGCCATACCGATGACGTAGGACCTGGAGAACGTTCTTCTTCCTGACGCCGCCTTCGACAGTTCCAGGGCGGCGAGCCAGATAAGCCCGGCGGACAGGAAGAGCAGCACGGGAACGAGTATGGTGTCCAGAAGGTCGGTGAAGAGGGGCGTTTCGATGTACAGGGTCGTCCAGATCATGGGGAGAAAGAAAAGAAGGCCCCCGAAAATCGCCCCGAAATTGCCCGAATGATACGCCCCTGATCGCTGGAAGCAGTTTTTCATGTGCTGCTGCCCGGCGGTGTGGAACGTCTTCCCCCCCGCGGCGGTCACCTTCAGGCCGTCGGGGCCCGCTCCGGCCGCCAGAGTCTCGGCGAGGGCCTTTTCCGCGGGGGAAAGGCCGGGTTCCCCGAGGTCTTTCTCCGTGCGGAGGATGACCGTCTCATCCTCTTTTCCGGCAAACCGGAAAACCCCCTTGACGGCAAGCTGCAGAATGTCTGCGGCCAGCAGTTCGGGCCCGTAGGTCATTTCCCGGAAATACCCGGCGAATCCGGGCTCTATTCCTTCGGGAGGCACGAAGAGAGGGACCACCGGCCTTTTATCCGGATCCCTGCCCCTGCGATGCCACATAAGGAAGTAATATCCGCAAAACAGGACGGCATAGAAGGCCATCACAAGGGATTTTCCCCCCGTGAGCAGCATGGTGAGCCGTTCTGTAACCCCCGGCGCCGGCGGGGACACGATGCCCTTGCTCCAGCCCGCCGCCACGGTGAATCCTTCCCCGGGCTCGAGCCGCCTGAGCGTCTCGAAGGTTCCCTCAGCGGTGCGCCGGAAGTCCTTTCCTTTTTCTCCCCTGAACCCGGTGAAGGCATCCCAAACCGTAAGAGGAGCTCCCCCGGGCAGGCTGATCCGAAAGACCGCTTTTTCGATGGGAAAGACCCAGTCGTTGCCGGTGACGTTCCAGTAGAGTTCGTCGTGCCGGTCGTAAAAACCTGTCCAGCCCCGGGTCCTGTAGACTATCTCGTAGTGGTGGTCGCCGGGGTCGAGAAAAACATCGGCGCTGCCGAGGCGTATCTCAAGGTTTCCCCCCCGCCGTTCCACCGCGGCGGGAACTTTTGTTCCTCCGAGGGTGGCGGAGAGAAGCTCGAAATCAGTTCTCACCGTTCCTCCGGCCTGGTCCCGGTAATCGGTGGGGAAGACCCGTATGATTCCCCGCCGGATTTCCTTCCCCAGCGCCCTCACCGAAATGCGCTCTCTCACGGTCACCGCTCCGTCGGCATGGACGTCCGCGGCAGAGTCAAAGAGGTGGATCTTCTCCTCTTCCGAGGCCGCCGTCGGGGAAAGGGAAAGACACACCGCGGAGCAGACGAGCAGGAAAAGGACAATTCTCCTGGCAGCCTGTCCGGACAGGGCGGCTACCATCCCCGCCCGCCTCCGCCGCCTCCGCCGCCGCCCGATGAGCCGCTTCCGCCGCTGCCGGACGACCGTGTCCCCGAGGAAACGGCTCCGGAAAATCCTGACGTGAACGCCGCTACTCCCGCGGCGGTGGTAAAGGTATTCAGGTCGCCCCGGTACCAGGAAGGCGTGTAATTGGCCGCGGCAAGCACGCTCTGGAACCGGTTCGCCCACGTCTCCGCCGCATCCAGGGCAAAAGCGTAGGGAAGAAGCGTCTCGAAGAGCTGGGGCGTTTCAGAGGGAGCGCTCAACATCTCGAGGCGGTGCTTCTCCGCCGCCGTGATGAACATCCGCAGACCTTCGATGCTTTCATTGAGCCTGGCCCCCTCTTCCGTCCGGACCCTGAGGAGATGCTTGAACACAAGCAGCACCCCCACGCACAGGAAGGGCCCCGGAAGGGACAGGAGATCCACG
Proteins encoded in this window:
- a CDS encoding lysozyme inhibitor LprI family protein; the protein is MKTAALCVLLALCFCGAAWGAAHPLDGEIEKCMNDDPSTQGTIQCANLGKKKWDGELNRAYNELMGMLPKDGQALLRTAQRAWIPWRESEFKLLGGVYLTIYNNLDGGTMWLVANAIAEMDVVRERALELLAYTDELRGGKPSFPGSYPKGQTEEQLAAAMKVKNDHKKLGQAFGSNGEVIAAEALQSWEDFRNKEAAFMTWFYGKTGDKAFPLHARMMKNTARLRKLEGLYDDLKAGGLEESPSGEAAKEPGGGKEPFAGDRSLYRPSQGTCDFGAYIIDSDPKGTNVRETPNGKVTAVLPHQPDDPLLIMVKVTGYRDKWLSVVLHDGTKGWIFSELVGMSLRNYAPGSVAALRTRPDGNAPAVGDIFGDEEVTVLGGEGEWALVRYRHPRGHEFIGWLDPEKQCGNPYTTCP
- a CDS encoding DUF6935 domain-containing protein, with translation MKRILCRTCCLMVLFLSAAWAAECEGALPRTVLEFEMRYRQEGTTPEAAAKLFFDGIFAYMDRSTRAEGRKMLALAMDERPDWDGRATMKLFADRMKSPKTAHIFRSYARGAVPENGYAMDPDNYELVIERTVAGHPKGLQLYLRSGGADYPRVIYMKEVNGFWFIADGSTVKVEVRPPRK
- a CDS encoding SH3 domain-containing protein codes for the protein MKRTARIAAAILVVFTAVPLFAVAAAENYEWPKAGFVTGSRVNLRSGPSTSAKAVGRFGHDYETGELVVTGKEETGEPFPWYRVLSHQLGEGWIYGKFLFVEETDSTVRRYALKIREDFGISPALAVKMYGEPMKREERKVKLPDFNTTVHIVDLFFHGHNATYWNGALQAVDIPAGFMGFGDIVMGMDAREALSRLGAPSEKESPERYFYIHERDEIDIMFDSDPEDGGGRVTGLRYRRVVYD
- a CDS encoding DUF2207 domain-containing protein, translating into MVAALSGQAARRIVLFLLVCSAVCLSLSPTAASEEEKIHLFDSAADVHADGAVTVRERISVRALGKEIRRGIIRVFPTDYRDQAGGTVRTDFELLSATLGGTKVPAAVERRGGNLEIRLGSADVFLDPGDHHYEIVYRTRGWTGFYDRHDELYWNVTGNDWVFPIEKAVFRISLPGGAPLTVWDAFTGFRGEKGKDFRRTAEGTFETLRRLEPGEGFTVAAGWSKGIVSPPAPGVTERLTMLLTGGKSLVMAFYAVLFCGYYFLMWHRRGRDPDKRPVVPLFVPPEGIEPGFAGYFREMTYGPELLAADILQLAVKGVFRFAGKEDETVILRTEKDLGEPGLSPAEKALAETLAAGAGPDGLKVTAAGGKTFHTAGQQHMKNCFQRSGAYHSGNFGAIFGGLLFFLPMIWTTLYIETPLFTDLLDTILVPVLLFLSAGLIWLAALELSKAASGRRTFSRSYVIGMAFLLLFAGGGVLLTWNSLRLDPVVAGGYVFVSAAVFFFGRILPARTERGARLAEGIEGLAMYLGTAERHRLALLNPPEETPELFEKLLPYALALGTAETWANSFSDILERAKYVPGWKETMPAGDFGRAAFTCRFAEALAQNVRSSAASYSPPSSTGSSGSSSYRGGSGTGGRGSSGGGGGGGGGRGW